The genomic segment CGGCTGCGACCGCCGATGGCTTCTACGCCCCGTCGACCGACGCCACGTAGGAGACCCCGGATGGAGCCCGACCCGACCACGACCGACCCGACCGCGAGCGTGACGGCGCGGGACGCCGGGGCTGATGGCGCGCCTCGACGCACGCGAGCTGGCGGCGGTGTTCGCCGGGGGCGCGGTGGGGGCCGTGGCCCGCGGCGAGCTCGCCGAGGCCCTGGGCCACGGCGGCGGCTGGCCGTGGGCCACGTTCCTGGTCAACGTCGCCGGCGCGTTCGTCCTCGGCTACGCGACGACGCGCCTGCAGGAGCGCCTTCCCCTGTCGAGCTACCGGCGCCCGCTCGTGGGCACCGGCTTCTGCGGCGGGCTGACGACGTTCTCGACGATGCAGCTCGAGCTGCTGCGGATGCTCGACGACGGCCGGCTCGGGCTCGCCGGGGCTACGCGGCGCCGGCCTCGTGGCGGGGTTCGCCGCCGTCCTGGTGCCACGAACCTCGTGCGCCGGGTGGGGTGGGCACGGTGAGCGCGGCGGTGGGCCGGATCGCGCTGCTCGGCGGCCTCGGCGCGGTCGCGCGCCTCCTGCTCGACGGCGCGGTGTCGCGGCGCCTCGCCGGGTCCTTCCCCCTCGGCACCCTCGCGGTCAACCTCACGGGCGCGGTCGCGCTCGGCGTGCTCGCCGGGGCGGGCGTCTCCGGCGACCGCTCCATGCTGTGGGGCGTCGGGCTCATCGGCGCCTTCACGACGTTCAGCACGTGGATGCTCGAGAGCCACCGCCTCGCCGAGGAGGGCCGGGGCCGCGTCGCGGCGGCCAACGTGGCCGTCAGCCTCGTGGCGGGCGTCCTGGCCGTCCTGGCCGGCCGGTACCTGGGGCCGCGCTGTGAGCGACGACGCCCTCAAGCTGACGGTCCACTTCGGCGAGCGCGCGCGGGGCCGGCCGGGCGTTCCTGGCCGATGCGCTCGTCGACGTCTACGCCCGCCACGGGCTGCGGGCGAGCGTCGTGCTGCGGGCCATGGAGGGCTTCGGGGCCGCGCAGCGCGTGCGGACCGACCGGCTGCTGAGCCTCTCCGAGGACCTC from the Baekduia soli genome contains:
- the crcB gene encoding fluoride efflux transporter CrcB — encoded protein: MARLDARELAAVFAGGAVGAVARGELAEALGHGGGWPWATFLVNVAGAFVLGYATTRLQERLPLSSYRRPLVGTGFCGGLTTFSTMQLELLRMLDDGRLGLAGATRRRPRGGVRRRPGATNLVRRVGWAR